GGAAGGAGCCGCTCTCGGCGTCCAGGTGGACGGAGCCGCTCGTCGCGACCCACTCCGTCAGCAGCTCCACCTCGATCAGGATGGACGCCTGCGCCGGCACGGCGAACCCTGACGCCGACAGAAACTCGTTGAACGCGATCGAAGCGCTGTCGTCGCCGCCGAAGAATCCGCCGGTCGCCCCGGCGTCGCCCAGTATGCGGTCGTGGACGATCGACCTGACCGTCGAGTCCCACATGGCCCAAACCGTCGTGCGCGCCCGCACCGTCGCCCGCGCCTCCGAGCCGCCGATGAACCATGCCGCGACGCCGTTCCAATCCGCGTCGACCGCGAGATGCGCGTTGACGACGAGTCGGGCGCCGGCCGCCACCACCACCGGCACGTTCCGCGGATTGCGCCAGAGGGTGAAAAAGCTGAGCCGGCCCGTGCCGCTTCCGGTGACCGCGGTGGCGGAGCTTCCCAGCCGATACCGCGCCCAGCTATCGAGCGAGCCGATATCCGAGGCGACCACGACTCCGGCGTCCGCGAAGCTTCGGATGAACGTCACCCGGTCGATGATCACGTTCATCGGCTCGGCGGGAAGGAGCACCGGCGTCAGCCCCGCGAGGCGGCGTGCGGCCGCACTTGAGGCGGCGACCGCCCTTCCGTGCGCCTGCTCGGCCCGCGCCCGCCGCGCCTTCGCGCGCTCGGCGGCTAGTGCGTCGAGGCGTTCGGGGTCAAGTCCGCCCGCCAGCAGCTCGCGGCGGGCGAGTTCCCGATCCTCGCGGGCCGCCTCGGTTCGGGCCCGGGCGGTCTCCGGGTCCTCACTCCGCCAGGAGCCCGCGCGGCCCACCGCCGCCTCGATGAAGGCCTCCGCTTCGCGCGAGTCCGTGTCCATGATCGACGCCTTTGCAATACGTCCCCGTCACCGGACGGCGCCGGCGGACGAGGCCGACGCTAACCCCGCGGGCGCCGAGGCGCTACGCACGGATGTCGTGATCGCTCTTGATGTGTCGCAAGGGTCATGCTGCCCTGAGCAGGAAGGCGGCGTTCCATAGATTCGGTGACGCTGGCGTCACCCAGCAAGGCCCCGTCGCCATACCCCACGCATGAATTCTTCCCCCAGCGTGGCGCGAAAGCGACAGGCGCGGTTCTGACGCCTCCGCCGAATCTCACGCATGTCGTGAACTTTGATTTTTCAGCACTAATTTGGGCCATTTTCGAATATGTGGTACGATTTTATCAGCAGATTCAATTACTGAACAATGTTCGGATGATTTTTGACAGACCCGCCGTATGTGTCGACCATCTATTCTTTCACGCACACAATTTCGACTTGCCTTTTGCTGAAGTCCCCGCGCATTCCTCCCCCGCACTCTGTCGCAATATCGGCAGATAACGTAGTTATATTGAAGGGGAAACGCTTGCTACAGTCCAGATACCTCGCCGGAGCCTCCTCCCTCGCGCTCCTGCTGAGCCTCGCCGCCGGGCCGGCCTTCGCACAGGACGCCGCCGAGGTCGAAGAGGTGGTGGTCACCGGCTCGTTCATCGCCGGCACCCCCGAAGACGCGGCCCTGCCGGTCAATGTCATCGGCGCCGAGGAGATGGCCAAGCAGGGCTCGCCCTCGACCGTCGACCTGATCAAGTCGATCCCCGCCGTCTCGGGCGCCGTGGGCGAGTCCAACCAGTTCGGCGCCGGCCAGACCACCGGCTCGGGCAACGTCAACCTGCGCGGCCTGGGCGCCGAGCGGACCCTGGTGCTGTTCAACGGCCGCCGCATGGCGATCTCGCCCGGCACCATCTATGTCGACACCAACCTGATCCCAACCGCCGCCATCGGCCGCATCGAGGTGCTGAAGGACGGCGCGGCCGCCACCTACGGCTCCGACGCCATCGGCGGGGTGGTCAACTTCATCACCCGGCGCAACCTGAGCGGCCTGGAAGTCTCCGGCGGCTACTCGCTGATCGACGGCTCCAAGGGCGACTACAACGTCAACGCCGCCTATGGCTGGGTCGGCGACCGCGGCGACCTGCTGGTCACCGCCGGCTACCGCAAGCGTTCGGAGCTCTCCACCACCGACCGCGACTTCGCCCTGCGGTCCTTCACGGACAACCCGCAAGGCGGCTGGTCCACCTTCGGCAATCCCGGCCTCTATCTCTCCAGCAGCAACGCCGGCTTCACCTACACCTCGCCGGTGGTCGATCCCGGCTGCGGCGCCATCTCCGGCCCCGGCACGGCGGCCAGCTGCCAGTTCCAGTTCCTCGGCTTCGACAACCTGACCGAGGACGAGGATCACTGGCAGTTCTACAGCGAGATCAATTTCGACCTCACCGACACCACGCGGTTCCACGCCGAAATCCTCTATTCGGGCCACGAGGTCGCCGCCGAGAACTCCTCGCCATCCTACCCGCCCAACAACTTCCCGACCTCGGCCCTGACCACCAAGATCCAGGGCAACGGCTTCTACATTCCGAGCATCAACCCCGGCCTGCAGGCCCTGATCGCGTCGGGCGGGCTCACCCCGGCCCAGGCCGCCACGGCCGGCGCCAACGGCCTCTTCACCTCGGTCGCCTGGCGTCCGCTCGGCGTCGGCGGCAACCCGCTGTTCGGCGGCAAGGGTAAGGAGGACAAGCGCGCCTTCGAGGCCTACCGCATCTCCGCGGGCCTGAAGGGCAAGTTCGACTTCGGCGGCGGCATCGGCTGGGACGCCGCCCTGACCTACATGGACAACAACAGCGAGATCGCCACGCCGGACGTCCTGGTGGGCCGCATGCAGCTCGCCCTGCGCGGCCTCGGCGGCAATGGCTGCACCGGCGCCACCCCCGGCGCCAACGGCTGCCTGTGGTTCAACCCGTTCTCCTCGGGCACGGCCGGCAACGCCATCGATGGCCGGACGAACCCGAACTACAACGCCGCCACGGCCAACAGCCTGGAAGTCCTCGACTACATCTTCGACGAGTACGCCTACAAGATCCGCTCGCAGATGTTCACCGCCGACCTGGTGTTCAACGGCGACCTGCCCATCGACTTCGGCGCGGGCCAGCTGGCCTGGGCCGCCGGCGCCCAGTACCGCTGGAGCGGGATCGAGCGGCAGAACAGCGACTACACCAACATCGCCGTCAGCCCCTGCGCCGACTCCTCGGTCAATCCGGGGGCGACCTGCACGGCCAGGAACGGGCCGTTCAGCTTCTTCGGCGCCCTGGCCGACTACGACCTCGACTATTCGGTGATCGCCACCTTCGCCGAACTGCAGATGCCGTTCACCGACAGCCTGACCGGCACCTTCGCCATCCGCTACGAGGACTACGGCGGCAATATCGGCGCGACCACCAATCCCAAGGTGGCGCTGAAGTGGCAGGCGGCCGACTGGCTGGCCTTCCGCGCCTCGGCGGGCTCGACCTTCCGCGCTCCGCCCCAGACCCAGATCGCCAACACCGCGACCACCAACCTGGCCTACACCACCGCGGCCGGCGGCTATCGCGCCTATGACCTCTACGGCAACGCCAGCCTGAAGCCGGAAAAGGCGGACACGCTGAACCTCGGCGTCCTGTTCGAGATGGGCGACTTCCAGGCCTCGCTCGACTACTGGCGCTTCGCCTTCAAGGGCCCGATCGACAACGAGAGCGGCTCCGACATCGTCAACGCCATCTTCCCCAACGGGGCGGCCGGCGCCAACAACTGCGCCAACCCCGCCTTCGCCCCGTTGCTGGCCCGGATCAGCTTCACCGGCGCCTGCTCGGCCCCGAACATCAACCGGGTGCGGATCAACTACGTCAACAGCCCCGACATCGACACCAGCGGGCTGGACTTCGCGGCCAGCTACCGGGCGCGCGACGTGCTGGGCGGCGACATGAACTTCGGCGTCGACCTGACCTATGTGCTGGAATACGTGGTCTCCGAGACCACGCTGGAAGGCATCGTGGTCGCCAGGGAGACCGACTACACGGGAACCATGGACTACCTCGGCTACGGCTCCCAGCCGCAGTGGAAGGCCACCGCCTTCGCCGAATACGCCCGCGACGCGCACAACCTGCGTTGGACCATCCGCTACGTCGACGACATGCTCGACACCCGCGGTGGCTCGGCGACCTTCGCCACCAACCAGAACGGCCGCAAGATCAAGGCCTTCGTCACCAACGACATCACCTATCGCGTGAACCTGCCCTGGGACACGACGTTGACCGCCGCGGTGATCAACGCCTTCGACGCGGACCCGCCGTTCGCCCGCCTCGATCTCAGCTACGACCCGTTCACGGCCAATCCGCTCGGCCGCTACTACAAGCTGGGCGTCACCAAGCGGTTCTAGGAGGTCTTCCCCCTCGAGAACCACGACTGGCCGGTCCCCAAGGGGGCCGGCCTTTTTTTTGCGCGCGTCTCCGACGCGCTGGCCCTGTGTGCAGGGGAGGAGGACGGGCGCACTGAGCAAGCCGTCGGATCCACTTGTGTAGAGATTGCGCGAGTCAGCTAAGCGCCATTTCCGGACATCGCCGCAGCGCCGGTATCCTGGCCCTTGTCGGACTGGCGTCCACGTGTCTCCCCCAGAGGCGAAGCCTGTGCTCTCGCCCGCGGGAAGACATTTCAGGCTTGGCGATTGCCGTCAAACACGGGAACATGACCACATTCCCTGCCCTCCAACGTCAGATGCCATCCAAACAGTTCCGACGCCGGCCGAGATAGCCGCTGTGCGCCATCAATGGACATGGGCCCGGAGCGTCGCCTATCGAGCGCTCGGGCCGCCGCGCTCGGGAATGGCGCTGCTAGCGAAGCCCCAGACGATCGGCCAAGCCGATGCGCTGCAGCTTGCCCGTAGGACCCTTGGGAAGCTCATCTAAGAACATGATGCGGCCGGGAACCTTGAACGCCGCCAAGCGCCGCGCCACAAATGCAACGATTTCGCGCTCGGTGACCATGGCCCCGGTCTGGAGAACCACAAGGGCAGCGACCGTCTCGCCAAGCAAGTCATGCGGCAGAGCAAAGGTCAGCGCCTCCGCTACAGCTGGATGGTCAAGCAATGCTTCGTCCACCTCGCGGGGCGAGATCTTCTCACCCCCGCGATTGATGATCTCCTTCAACCGGCCCGTGAGGGTCAGGTAGCCTTCAGCGTCGACAGCGCCCTGATCGCCGGTGTGGAACCAGCCATGCGCGAACGCCTGTTCGGTGGCCTCCGGATTGTGTTCATAGGCGTCGAGAAGGTTGGCGCCTCGCAGCACCACTTCGCCAATTTGGCCGGGACTCAATAGCTCTCCGGTTTCATCCATGATCGCCACCTCCATCCCTACTGGCCGACCGACACTTCCGGCGCGCCGTTCACCCGGAGGCAACGGATTGGACGCGATCTGATGGGCCGCCTCGGTCATGCCGTAGGCTTCGATGACGGGACATCCGAAGACATCCTCCAGCTGCCGGAGCACGCTCGGCGCCAGGGGCGATGAGGACGAGCGCACGAACCGAAGGCCGAGAGCCCGAGTGGCCGACGGCGCACGCTGGCCGCGCGCGGCGATCGCCTGGTGCATAGTCGGGACCGCAGAATACCAGGTCGCCGAGCCCTGCTCGAGCCACCTGAACATGCTCAGTGCATTAAATCCGGGCGTACATACCACGGTCGCGCCGGCATGAAGGGAACTCGCCAGCACCCCGACAAGTCCGTGGATGTGAAACAGCGGCATGATGTTGAGACATCTGTCGCCCGCCGCAAGTCGGAGCGTCTGAACGATGTTTTGCGCCGAAGCCTGTAGCTTCGCGTGGCTTAACGGCACGAGCTTCGGGCGTGAGGTTGTGCCGGAGGTGTGTAGCAGGAGGGCTAGATCCAGCGATCCGGCTAAGCGGGGCTGGCGGGCCGGGCCGACGGGCGTCGCGTTGATGCGAGCATCGAGCTTCCCATCCTCAGACGCCATGGCGAAACGAAGGATGGGCAGCCCTAGGCGTTCCGCCGCTGCCTCAGCTGCTGCGTTTCCCATTGCGCCGACAACCAGGGCGCGGACGCCCGCGTCCTCCATGTAGAAGCGAAACTCCTCGCTGGTGTAGGCCGGGTTGAGAGGAGCGATAGCCGTCGCGCTGCTGAAGGCCACGAACGCTACCGCCATTTCAACGCCGTTTGGCATCACCAGGGCGAGCCGATCGCCGTGGCCGAGGCCTAGCGCCGCCAACCGGGCACGAACCGCCGCGGAGAGGCCATTAAGGTCACCATAGGACAAGGTCGGGCCGTCGATCTCACAGATCGCCGGCGCCGCGTCGGCGCCTCCGAATAGGTACTCCATCATGATGAGGTTGGCCCCGGCATCCTGAGCGCCCCTGCGTCAGGGCCACGCCCCTAATAGTTTGAGTTCCCGATCACTTCAAACAGCATGGTTCTTCAGGGGGTCGGAAGCGGACATTCTCAAGGGCTGCGAAGAGCCCGTTTCAGACCTTGGAGAAAACGCGCGAGCCTCGCGCCTCGCACCACACCCCCTTGTGGAACATTGTTCGAAGCGTCTCGATAGCTCCGCGCCCGGCCCCGGGCGCTTCGACCTGAGAGGCGCGGCGATGGCTGACGGAACGACGGACATTCTGAAGGACAAACGCGCCGCCGCACGCAAGGCCGCCTACGAGACCCCGCTCGCGGAGCTCAACCCGGCCCGCGCCTCGCTCTTCCGCGACGACGCCATGTGGCCGATCTTCGAGCGCCTGCGCGCCGAGTCCCCGGTCCACTTCACGCCCGACAGCAACTACGGCCCCTACTGGTCGATCACCCGCTACGACGACATCATGGCGGTGGACTCCAACCATCAGGTCTTCTCCTCGGCCAAGGGCATCACGCTCTCGCCCAAGGCCGCCCAGGGGTTCCGCGACCCCAACAACACCGCCACCAACTTCATCGCCATGGATCCGCCGCGCCACGACGTGCAGCGCAAGACGGTGAGCCCGGCCCTGTCGCCCCACGCGCTCTCGATCATGGCCCCGCTGATCCGCGAGCGGGCCGGCCTGATCCTCGACAGCCTGCCGGTCGGCGAGCCCTTCGACTGGGTCGACCTGGTGTCGAAGGAGCTGACCACCATGACGCTCGCGACCCTGTTCGCCTTCCCCTTCGACGAGCGGCGCAAGCTCACCCGCTGGTCCGACGCCATGACCACCCCGCCGGGCTTCGGCGGCGGCGCCGCCAGCCTGCAGGAGCTGCGCGAGACCATGGCCGAGTGCTTCGGCTACTTCACCGAGCTCTGGAACCAACGGGTCAACGCCCCGCCCACCGGCGACCTGATCTCCATGCTGGCCCACGGCGAGGAGACCCGGAACATGACGATGGCGGAGTTCCACGCCAACGTCGCCCTGCTGATCATCGGCGGCAACGACACCACGCGGAACACCATCTCCGGCTCGGTCCTGGCGCTGAACCAGAACCCCGACCAGTACGCCAAGCTGCGCGCCAATCCGGCCCTGATCCCGTCCATGGTCTCCGAGACAATCCGCTGGCAGACCCCGCTCGCCCACATGTCCCGGACCGCGACCCAGGACTTCGAGCTGGGCGGCAAGACCATCAAGGCCGGCGACAAGGTGGTCATGTGGTACGTCTCGGGCAACCGCGACGGGTCGGTGATCGAGAACCCCGACAGCTACATCATCGATCGCCCGCGACCGCGCCAGCACATGTCCTTCGGGTTCGGCATCCACCGCTGCGTGGGCAACCGCCTGGCCGAGCTGCAGCTCACCATCATCTGGGAAGAGATCATGAAGCGCTTCCCCGACATCCAGCTCCTGGAAGAGCCGAAGCGCAGCTACTCGGTCTTCGTGAAGGGCTACGAGGAGATGAAGGTCGTCCTGCCGGCCAGGCTCTAGGCTGGTTGCGGCGCGCCTGATCGTTCATGTTCCCGGCCGTCTCCGAAGGACGGCCACCAGATGACGCGCCCCAAGATCGCCATCGCCGGAACCCTGCGCCGCCGCGCCCTGGATGCGGCGCGCAGCCTGGTCGACAAGGGTGGGGCCGAGGCCCTGCAGCTTAGGCTCATCGCCGCCGAGGTGGGCAGCGGGGTGGCCAGCCTCTACTACCACTTCGCCAACAAGGACGCCCTGCTGGCCGCCGTCGCGGTCGATGGCTGGCGCGAGCTCACCGGGAAGATCGAGCGCGCCAGGGCCAGCGGCAGGTTCCCCCACCAGATCGACGCGGCGTCGGCGGCCCTGCTCACCTTCATCCGACGCAATCCGCACCTCTACGCCCTCATGCAGACCGAGCCGAGCCTGTCGGGCAATCTCGCCGTTCGCGCGGCCGAACAGCAGGCGCTTGAGGTGTTCCAGAGCGCCGTGCGCGACGACGACAGGGCGCCGCCGGACCGGGCCGAGGACATCGCGCTGGTGTTCTGGGTGCTTGGACGCGGCATAGCCTCGGCCGTCCATAGACAGGAGGACCCGGCGGCCGCCGAGCGCCTGGAGCAAGCCGTGCTGCGCGGCTTCGCCTTCCTGCTGTCCCGGGGTGCTTCGGCCTGACGCGCGGGTCGCTTGACTCCCGTCGTCAGTCGGACAACACTTCGCTACATGGTGAAGTTTCAAGTCTCCGCTATCGACCGCACGTTCGCGGCGCTCGCCGATCCCACCCGGCGCTACATCCTGCTGCGGCTGAACGACGAGCCGGGCCTTTCGGTGAGCGAACTCGCCCGGCCGTTTTCGCTGAAGCTTCCGGGGATGATGAAGCATCTGGATGTCCTGTCCGACGCGGGATTGATCACACGCACCAAGACCGGCCGCACCGTGTCGGTGAACCTTTCGCCCGGGCCGATGCAGGAGGCGATGGCTTGGCTGCAACGCTACGAGCGTTTCTGGACCGTTAGCCTCGATAGGCTTGTCGCGCTCGTCGAACAGGATGGCGAGCCATGACCCTCCCCAGCGTGACCATCGTGCGCCGCATCAAGGCCTCGCCCGCCAAGGTCTATGCGGCGATCACCCAGCCCGAACTGATGATCCAGTGGTGGGGTCCGGACGCCGGGCCCACGATCCGGGCCGAGGCCGACGTGCGCCCCGGTGGCCGGCTCAGCGTCGTGTTTCGTCTGCTGAACGGCGAGGAGCACAACCCCACCGGGGTCTATCGGGAGGTGGTTCCCGACAGGAAGCTGGTCTTCACCTGGGAATGGCCCGGAGCCCCGGAGCGGGAGTCGCTGGTCACCTTCCTGATCGAGCCGTTCGACGGCGGCTCTGAGCTGACCCTGATCCACGAGCGCCTTCCCGACGAGGCGGCGCGCGAAAGTCACCGGGCAGGCTGGAACGGCCTTGTCGACAAGCTGGTAGTGTTTCTTGGAGACGCCGAATGAGCGACCTGACCCTCACCACCTTCGACTGGGTTCCCGAGGCGCCTCGCGGCTTTGTGCGTGACATCCGTGTGCGCTGGGCGCTGGAAGAGGCCGGGTTGCCCTACCGCGTCGAGAGCACGCCGTTCCGGGACCGCGAGGCCGGGCATTTCGCGCACCAGCCCTTCGGCCAGGCGCCCTGGCTGACCGACGGCGACCTCTCGATCTTCGAGAGCGGCGCGATCCTGCTGCACCTCGGCGAGCTTAGCGATGCGCTGCTGCCCGCCGATCGCCGCGGTCGCAGCGACGCCAAGGAGTGGCTGTTCGCGGCCCTGAATTCCGTGGAGATGGCGAGCCTGCCCTGGTCGCTGTTGATGTTCTCCGGCGAGAGCAAGGACACGGGGGTCTGGAAGCTCTTCGACGGGTTCCTCAAGGCCCACCGGCTCCAGCACTTGGAGCCGGTCCTGGCGGGACGCGAATGGCTCGCCGCGACCTTCTCCATCGCCGACATCCTGATGGCCGACGTGCTGCGCCTGGTCGATCGGTTCGACGGCTTGGCGGACTATCCCGCCTGCCGCGCCTATGTCGCGCGCGCCACGGCTCGTCCGGCCTTCGTCAAGGCGCACGCGGATCAGATGGCGCATTTCGCAGCGGCCGACTGAGGGCGGACGCTCGGCGCATGCCCTAGGTCCCCATCCTGGTCCTGTAGGCCTCCCGCGCCTTGTGGCAGACGTCCCAGTAGGGCTCGCCGCCGAAGCGCTCGACCAGCAGCTCGGTGAGCGCCCGGACCTTGCCCGGCATGTGGCTGGCCGGCGGCGGCCGGACCACATAGAGCCCCGCCTCCGGGATCGGGTAGTCCTGCAGCAGCGGGACCAGTTCCCCGGCCTCGATGGCGTGGCCGGCCAGGAAGGTCGGCAGGGCGGCGATCCCCAGGCCCGCCACCGCCGCGGCCACCAGGGCCTGGCCGCTGTCGGCCTTGAAGCGGCCCTCCGGGCGGATGGTGATCAGCTTCCTGCCGTCGCGGAACGACCAGGCCTCCTGGCCCTGCAGCAGGGCGTCGTGGCCCACCAGGTCCTCGGGCGTCAGTGGCGTCCCACGGCGTTCCAGATAGGCCGGGCTCGCCACCACCGCGGCGTTGATCGGGGCGATCCGCCGGGCGATCAGGCTGGAGTCGGCCAGGTTGCCCAGCCGCACGGCCACGTCGAACCGCTCGCCGATCAGGTCGACGAACCGGTCGCTGTAGGAGGCCGTCACCGCCAGCCTCGGATGACGCACGGCCAGCTCCGCCAGCACCGGCGCCAGGTGGGTCATGCCGAACGACAGGGGGGCTGCCACCCGCAGGCTGCCGACGATCTCCTCGCCGCGCTGGGCCAGCGAGTCCCGCGCCGCCTCCAGTTCGGCCAGGACCCGGTCGGCGTGCTCCTTGAATTCCATCCCCGCCTCGGTGAGCGCCACCCCGCGCGTGGTGCGGCTCAGGAGCTGGGCGCCCAGCGAGGCTTCCAGCCGCGCGACCCGGCGGCTGACCATCGACTTCGACAGCGCCAGCCGCTGCCCCGCCCGGCCGAAACCGCCGGCCTCGGCGACCTCGACAAAGGCCCGGATGTCATCCAGCTCCATGATGCAAGCGTTCCTCTGCACGCAACAATCTGGTGCGTTATGTGGTGCTACTGTTGCACGATGTGGACCCCCACCTCCAGGACATCAATTCATCAGCGCTCTTGGAGGAGTGTCATGTCCAATATCCTGGTTCTCAACAGCAGCCTCAGCGGCGAGGCCTCCGTCTCCCGCCTCCTGGTCGCCGACGCGGTCACCGAGCTCACCCAGCGCGATCCCGGCGCCACCCTGGTGTTCCGCGACCTCGCCGCCGCCCCCATTCCGCACCTGACCCTGGAAACCGTCGCCGGCGTCCGCGCTCAGGCGACCACGCCGGCCGAGCTGGCCTCCCGCGCCCTGTCCGACGAGTTGATCGCCGAGCTGCGCGCCGCCGACACCATCGTCATCGGTGCGCCGATGTACAATTTCAGCATCCCGACCACCCTGCGCACCTGGTTCGACCACGTCCTGCGCCCCGGCGTGACCTTCAGCTATTCCGAGGCCGGTCCGAAGGGTCTGATCGAGGGCAAGCGGGTGATCGTCGTGGAGGCGCGCGGCGGCCTCTATAGCGAAGGCCCGGCCCAGGCCGCGGACTTCCAGGAGCCCTATCTGCGCCAACTGCTGGGCTTCATCGGCATGACCGACGTCACCTTCATCCGCGCCGAGAAGATCGGCTACGGTCCCGACGCGCGCGACCAGGCGGTGGCCGACAGCCGCGCGGAGCTGGCCAGGCTGGCGGCCTAGGGGGCTCAAGATGCTCCCCCCACTGGGGGAGCTGTCAGCGAAGCTGACTGAGGGGGACTTTGACTCATCCGGCGTGGATGAAACCCCCTCCGTCACGCTCCGCTGACGCTACGCGCGCCACCTCCCCCAAACCGCGCTGCGCGCTGGGGGAGGATCTGGCCGTCGCTACACCTCCCGCCGCATGAACACCCGCGTGCTCTCATCGAGCCCCCGCGCCTCGTGCTCCGCGCGGATCTCGGCCATGCCTGGGGTCAGCACCTCGACATCCTCGAACCCCAATCGCCGGTAGTAGGGCGCGTTGAACGGCACGTCCTTGAAGGTCGAGAGCGTCAGCGCCGGCCAGCCGCGCGCCCGCGCCAGGTCGGCCACCGCCGCGATCAGCCGCGCCCCGATCCCCCGCCGCTCATGGCTGGGCAGGACGTCCACCTGCTCGACATATCCGCAGCCTTCGACCTGGCGGAACATCACGAAGGCCACCGGGACCTCGCCCTCGCAGGCGACCAGCAGGCCGTTCTCGGCCACCCGCTCGGCCAGGGTCTCGGCGTCCGTGGGCTCGTCGTCGGCCAGCCAGGCCCGGTCAGTGTCGAGGAACCGTCTGGCGGAGGCGCGCTCGATGGCTCGCACGGCTTGGATATCGCCTGGCTCGGCCGCGCGAAGGCGCAGGTCATGGGTCATTGGAATCGTCCGAAAGAAGTGGATCCAGGGGCTGGGGCGGTCTGGCGCTCAGTCTTTCAAGGATCGCGGTCTCCGGGGGCTCGCCGAGCGGGTCGGTCGATCCTAGTCTAGGGGCGCCGGCCGCAGCGCGCCAAGGATCGCGACATGGAAACACCCCACCTGATCTACTTCGCCGATCCGATGTGCTCGTGGTGCTACGGCTTCTCGCCGGTGATCGGCCAGATCCGCCAGGCCTTCGGCCGGTCCCTGCCGATCCGCCTGGTCATGGGCGGCCTGCGCCCGGGCACGGACACCCCCACCACCGACAAGGCCAAGGCCGAGCTGGTCGGCCACTGGGGCCACGTGCATGAGGCCACCGGCCTGCCCTTCGACGGCGCCGTGCTGGACCGGCCGGGCTTTCTATACGACACCGACCCGGCGGCCCGCGCCGTGGTCCGCGTCCGCCGCGAGGACCCGGAGAAGGCGCTCGTCTATCTCGGCCGGGTCCAGCAGGCCTTCTACGCGCAGAACCAGGACGTCACGAAGCCCGAGACCCTGGCCGACCTCGCCGCCGAACTGGGCGTCGACCGCGAGGCCTTCCTGGCCGACTTCGAGACCGACGACCTCAAGCACGAGACCTGGGCCGACTACGGGACCTCCCAACGGGCCGGCGTCACCGGCTTCCCGACCCTGGTGGCCGGCCCCAGCGCCGACGGGACCTATGGCGTGGTCACCCGCGGCTACCAGCCCGCCGAACAGGTCCTGCCGTTGCTGCACCGCTGGATGGGCACGGCGTAACAGACGCCGCGGGGGAGCGCGGCGCCTGTCTCCGCTCAGGCCGCGGCCGGGACCTGGTCTAGGAACCCGGTCACGGTCTTCAGCCGCCCATCCTCCAGGCGGCAGAAGTCGGTGCCCTTGATCGGCGCGTCGGCGGCCCCGTCGGGACCCAGGCCCCAGGAGAAGCGGACATGGTCGCCATGCCCGTCGGCCGCGCCGATCAGGGCGAAGCGGAAGCCCGGGAAGCGGTCCTGGACCCCGGCGATCAGGGCCTCGACCCCGGCATGGCCGGCCACGGCGGCCAGCGGGTCCACATAGGTGGCGTCGGCGGCGAAGGCCTGCGCGATCCTGGCCTTGCGGGCCGCGCCGTCGGTCTCGTTCCAGGCGGCGATATAGGCCTCGGCGATGGCTTGGGTCATGG
This genomic stretch from Phenylobacterium sp. LH3H17 harbors:
- a CDS encoding TonB-dependent receptor; amino-acid sequence: MLQSRYLAGASSLALLLSLAAGPAFAQDAAEVEEVVVTGSFIAGTPEDAALPVNVIGAEEMAKQGSPSTVDLIKSIPAVSGAVGESNQFGAGQTTGSGNVNLRGLGAERTLVLFNGRRMAISPGTIYVDTNLIPTAAIGRIEVLKDGAAATYGSDAIGGVVNFITRRNLSGLEVSGGYSLIDGSKGDYNVNAAYGWVGDRGDLLVTAGYRKRSELSTTDRDFALRSFTDNPQGGWSTFGNPGLYLSSSNAGFTYTSPVVDPGCGAISGPGTAASCQFQFLGFDNLTEDEDHWQFYSEINFDLTDTTRFHAEILYSGHEVAAENSSPSYPPNNFPTSALTTKIQGNGFYIPSINPGLQALIASGGLTPAQAATAGANGLFTSVAWRPLGVGGNPLFGGKGKEDKRAFEAYRISAGLKGKFDFGGGIGWDAALTYMDNNSEIATPDVLVGRMQLALRGLGGNGCTGATPGANGCLWFNPFSSGTAGNAIDGRTNPNYNAATANSLEVLDYIFDEYAYKIRSQMFTADLVFNGDLPIDFGAGQLAWAAGAQYRWSGIERQNSDYTNIAVSPCADSSVNPGATCTARNGPFSFFGALADYDLDYSVIATFAELQMPFTDSLTGTFAIRYEDYGGNIGATTNPKVALKWQAADWLAFRASAGSTFRAPPQTQIANTATTNLAYTTAAGGYRAYDLYGNASLKPEKADTLNLGVLFEMGDFQASLDYWRFAFKGPIDNESGSDIVNAIFPNGAAGANNCANPAFAPLLARISFTGACSAPNINRVRINYVNSPDIDTSGLDFAASYRARDVLGGDMNFGVDLTYVLEYVVSETTLEGIVVARETDYTGTMDYLGYGSQPQWKATAFAEYARDAHNLRWTIRYVDDMLDTRGGSATFATNQNGRKIKAFVTNDITYRVNLPWDTTLTAAVINAFDADPPFARLDLSYDPFTANPLGRYYKLGVTKRF
- a CDS encoding acyl--CoA ligase, with protein sequence MMEYLFGGADAAPAICEIDGPTLSYGDLNGLSAAVRARLAALGLGHGDRLALVMPNGVEMAVAFVAFSSATAIAPLNPAYTSEEFRFYMEDAGVRALVVGAMGNAAAEAAAERLGLPILRFAMASEDGKLDARINATPVGPARQPRLAGSLDLALLLHTSGTTSRPKLVPLSHAKLQASAQNIVQTLRLAAGDRCLNIMPLFHIHGLVGVLASSLHAGATVVCTPGFNALSMFRWLEQGSATWYSAVPTMHQAIAARGQRAPSATRALGLRFVRSSSSPLAPSVLRQLEDVFGCPVIEAYGMTEAAHQIASNPLPPGERRAGSVGRPVGMEVAIMDETGELLSPGQIGEVVLRGANLLDAYEHNPEATEQAFAHGWFHTGDQGAVDAEGYLTLTGRLKEIINRGGEKISPREVDEALLDHPAVAEALTFALPHDLLGETVAALVVLQTGAMVTEREIVAFVARRLAAFKVPGRIMFLDELPKGPTGKLQRIGLADRLGLR
- a CDS encoding cytochrome P450 produces the protein MADGTTDILKDKRAAARKAAYETPLAELNPARASLFRDDAMWPIFERLRAESPVHFTPDSNYGPYWSITRYDDIMAVDSNHQVFSSAKGITLSPKAAQGFRDPNNTATNFIAMDPPRHDVQRKTVSPALSPHALSIMAPLIRERAGLILDSLPVGEPFDWVDLVSKELTTMTLATLFAFPFDERRKLTRWSDAMTTPPGFGGGAASLQELRETMAECFGYFTELWNQRVNAPPTGDLISMLAHGEETRNMTMAEFHANVALLIIGGNDTTRNTISGSVLALNQNPDQYAKLRANPALIPSMVSETIRWQTPLAHMSRTATQDFELGGKTIKAGDKVVMWYVSGNRDGSVIENPDSYIIDRPRPRQHMSFGFGIHRCVGNRLAELQLTIIWEEIMKRFPDIQLLEEPKRSYSVFVKGYEEMKVVLPARL
- a CDS encoding TetR/AcrR family transcriptional regulator translates to MTRPKIAIAGTLRRRALDAARSLVDKGGAEALQLRLIAAEVGSGVASLYYHFANKDALLAAVAVDGWRELTGKIERARASGRFPHQIDAASAALLTFIRRNPHLYALMQTEPSLSGNLAVRAAEQQALEVFQSAVRDDDRAPPDRAEDIALVFWVLGRGIASAVHRQEDPAAAERLEQAVLRGFAFLLSRGASA
- a CDS encoding helix-turn-helix transcriptional regulator, with product MTPVVSRTTLRYMVKFQVSAIDRTFAALADPTRRYILLRLNDEPGLSVSELARPFSLKLPGMMKHLDVLSDAGLITRTKTGRTVSVNLSPGPMQEAMAWLQRYERFWTVSLDRLVALVEQDGEP
- a CDS encoding SRPBCC domain-containing protein, which translates into the protein MTLPSVTIVRRIKASPAKVYAAITQPELMIQWWGPDAGPTIRAEADVRPGGRLSVVFRLLNGEEHNPTGVYREVVPDRKLVFTWEWPGAPERESLVTFLIEPFDGGSELTLIHERLPDEAARESHRAGWNGLVDKLVVFLGDAE